The genomic segment tataagtccggtaatgctctgtaaccctattctggcatcgaatacgatttaggggtgttacactatggcatgccaactatatatGACTTAGTCCGAACAACAAATAGGGTTCATTTCTGATTCATTATATATAGTTCAACTTATAATTCAGTAATCACAATTCAATAAACATATCACAATTTCATAACTAATATAAGATATTTCAACACAATTTCATGCCAATTATTAAGTATAAAGTAGATTCTAAATTTCTGTTTCGAAAATCAATCTTAACCACATCAAATCAGTTCAAGTAATCCTCAATAACTCACCTCAACAATGTATGATGTAAAATGACAAGAAATGCATCAATTAAATTGGTCtcgaatcatagaaatacaaactggaAATTTTGAGCTACTtattgacaacattggattattCTTTCCCTCTCTACGAATCCGAGTCGATGTTAGCTACGAATTAACATAAGACTTATGTCACTATCAATAACCAGCCAATTCacaatcaattatcaatttttacaaattttttaatttattcaatttagtccctaaaatcaagactaacataactttcaatttaatgCTCATTAGGGACATCCTATTTATTATTCCTAcaatcaattttacattttattcaatttggtaccttaTGTACGAACTATCAATTAAGCTTTGTAATTAAGCCTTTTTTTCacatctaaacttaaaatctatcaatttaactcCTGAAACTTTCAATTCTCAACAATTTCATCTTTCAAAACTTTAACAAAGTACAAATTGATAAATggtctagctaaatcaagctaccatgacctcaaaaacataaaaattttaagaaaatgacttaattttctTACCTAATTATAAAGTTAAAAGCTTGAAAAACTTGAACTCCCTTCTTCAATGGCGTTCGATCTTGCGAGGAAGAAAAGATGATGTTTTTCTCTTTCCTTCCacatatttctttcttttatagtaggattgttttactaattaagttaattaacttttacttaattaaacaaagtttattttaatcaattctaaTTATCATACCACCTTACCGtccactaatatatatataatagtatagtctaattgttttttaaacctttgattaatttcaatttaaatccTCAaatcattttctaattaaaaacttatagtgattagaatttacaatttagtcactaggCCCTAATTAACCACAATTTCGGTTAAATTaaatatccaaaatttaattcacctatATATTAACTTTGTAAGtatctttatttaatatttacgaacttggtTTACGCAAACGAGGTCCTGAAACTATATTTTTCGACACAACTAGAAATCGAGTCGTTACAAAAAGTTATCACATTTCATGGTGATGAATTCTgcctcttaaattcaaaaatcatATCACTTTATTATTAACAATGAATGATGATTATTCAATGAGAcatctattgaataattatgcTTATTGTTAGATGTAACTATCCATTTAGATTGTTGtgttcctataaagagatatgaGAACTCCTATAAATAGAAGCCAAATTTCATTTGTCTCACACACCAAAAAACATAGAAACTTTGTTTCTATAAcaaagtttctttatattattctctcatctttcatattcctagattgttctataaagaattttTGTAAATTGATATCCTTGTTATACTTTGCTCAGTGTTCAGAAGATTGTTTTCGTTAGTACAAAACGTAGACAGTCATTGGGATTCATTGTATTCTCGATGTTGATTTTTCAATAACTCTTTTGCACACCATAATATAGGTGGGgcgaatagaaccttaaagaaagTGACATTGATACATGCCTTGAAGCCTTCATTAATTTCTCAAAAGCTCTATCTATCCTTCCTTCGTCTTCTACTATTCTTAGATTGTTCTAATTCTTTATCGAAATTAATTTTCTTGTTATACTCTGCTCAGTACATAGTGGACTATTTTCATCGGTGCAATACACAAATAATCATTGGACTTCACTGTATCCTCAAGGCACATTTGCTTGAAACTCATTTGCACACAAACTGTAGGTGAGAGCAAATAAAAGCTTAAAAGATAGTGGCTTAGTACACACCTATTGCTTCGTTTTTCTGTTCGAATTGTTGTTCGTGTCTCGTTCGTGTGTTCAAGATTTTCCTCATCAAAATTGTGCATTGAAACCTAGCAAACCCCTTTTGTCATGAATACAAACTATTGTCTTGGATTTTATCACATTAAAATCATCCCATACACCAAAAGTAATGCATTAACCTCTCCCCTTCCATCCGATATGGGTACTTGAGAATAATTTTTTCTTTAGAAGGAAGAGTAGCCATTGAATCGATCTATATTAACTTCAATCATGTATCTCCATAAACTATGACCATTCAGGCCCTTAATCTCATTCTTTACATTCATCATATTGAAAACAAGACTTGGCATGCCTTGATCGATTTGTTCATGTCATCCAGAACCTTTTTCTTTTAGCTCCTTTACACAGTACAAAAGCAATTAAAAGTAGAAATTCCACGTACAACCCAATTGGTAGGGATCTTTCAATGTTTCCCAAGCTTTTTAAAACGTTAATTGAAGaactattttcattttaatcttgatttttctttgcAAATGTTGAAGAATCCAAAGAGAGCATTTTATTGATATGGGAGTGGTGGAAAGAGATAGTTGTGAAGCTTCAGCTTTTATACCCTTTTGTATGAAtgagaaataaaaaatgataatgagGCTGAATTTTGACATAAAAATGCATACAAATGCAACTAGAGACTGCTATCTTGGATACGTCTCGCTAATGGAAAGCTCATTTTCTGATACTACTCCAATATCATTTTTGGATCCACTTGATGCTGTTGCCCCGGAATCTAAGTCCTCTGACTGTTGCATCACCGATTGAGTTCTGCTGTGCATAAGAAATGCAGGTTCTGAGGGTAGTGGGAGAGTGGTGGAGTAGTTAGTAAGCATTAGAGCAACTGAACCCATGTTTGGTCTCTGAGCTACATTTTCTTGAACACAAAGCAGCCCTATGTGGATGCATCTCATCACCTCACTTGTTGATCCATCCCTCAAACTGGGGTCTACAAGGTCCATTGCTGTCCCGGCCTTCCAATTTCTCCAAGCCTGAAGGGTTTAATTCATGCAAATTGATGAACTCTACATTCATTTAATGCATCTTAATATTCAGAATCAAAAGATTTGGATACTTACAAAGCTTAGAAGATTTTCCATGTAGCTCCCATTTTGAAAAGCATTGTTCCTTTGACCATTTAAAATCTCCAAAACCAGTACACCAAAACTAAAAACATCTGATTTAACTGAAAATTGACCATGCATTATATATTCAGGTGCCATGTATCCGCTACAGATCAATCAATATAAGAAAAACCAATGacttatcaaattttgaattGTTTGATTTATGTTAATCAAAGCCAAGATTATTTTGTAATACTTACTATGTCCCGACAATTCTACTAGTAGCACCTTGTGTTTGATCAACAGGACACAATCTTGCCATGCCAAAATCTGCAATTTTAGGAGTCATCTCTGCGTCCAACAATATATTGCTAGCTTTGAGATCACGATGAATAATTCTGAGTTGAGAATCTTGATGAAGGTAGAGAAGCCCACGAGCAACACCTTTTATGATTTTGTATCGTATTTCCCAATTCAAATACGGTCGCTTAGCTGGATCTACATCACCATAATTGTGCAAATCCGAATTAATTCTCTGTAACATCGAATCTCTAATGCAGTAATACACGGATATATCATACCAAATAAGAATTTGTCCAAACTTCCATTATGCACAAACTCATAGATGAGAAGTCTTTCATTTCCTTCAAGGCAAAAACCTTGGAGCCTAACCAAGTTCCTATGCTGAAGGTTGGCCATTAACTGAACCTCGTTTTTGAACTCAAGGTCTCCTTGTCCAGAATCCGTAGACAGCCTTTTCACTGCTATTAATTTTCCACCAGCAAGTATGCCCTGACACGATATCATAATGAATTATAGATATGAATATGCTAATTGAACTTAAGATTTGGTGCAATACACTTCTTTGTATTTTGACGTCTTACCTTATAAACTGCTCCAAATCCACCTTGTCCGAGCTTATCTGCATCAGAAAAGCGATTTGTAGCAGCTCTAATGGTGTTGAAATCATATTGTAAGGAGTCTGCAGTTGCGATTTCATCCCCTTCTTCAGTTGCTTCATGCTCTTTAGAATTgtagcaaagaaaaaaaaacaattaaattgtAGATTCAGTCACAACGTTGCAAAAGAATGAAAAACAATAAACTGATTCTTTTTACTTACTTTGAGGTTTCAGCTTTCGCTTCCTAAACCGTAAAATGATGCAGATGACATTGGATATGAGTAGTGCAGCAAAAGCAACAGCCAAGATGGATATGATAATAGTAGTTCGAGATGAATTACTCTTATATCCTGTTGTTGTGGTATCGTTAGTGTCTATATCAGCAGGAGTTCTATTGTAGAAGCGTACAATCTCAAACCTAAAGTTACAAGAAGGCAGAGATACCCTGCCTCCTTGTTTGCTGTCGCAGCAACGTGGTATATAAACAATGGCCTGCGACAAGCAAGATCGGCAACCATACTGTGTCAAATCATTACTACATTGAACACGCGCATATATTGTTTGAAAAGGTGTGACTTGTATGCTTCCTGTCGCAAACTTTCCAAGGGAAGTCCCCACTTGAACGGCATCTCTTAGCTTGTCCATTAAGGAACCCAAGGCCTGATTAAAAGCATCTACATTCGACACGTTATTTGAATTCCACATGAAGAAATAAGGGTCGACGTCCCTGACACCAAAAATGGAGCGATTTGTGTAGCGGAACGTGCAATAGTCATACCATATAATCGCCTCTATTCGGTAAGGGCAGCGATTTCTGAGCTCTCGGTATGCGTCATTGATGCAGTTAAAGCAATCACTTGAGTTCAAATCCCCTCTGCAAAATGCAACTGCGTTAGCTATGGTGGAGCCTTGGCCAGATGAAAAATTGTAGAAGCCCCTGTCATTTGGTGTGTTGAGGGAGAAAGATGAAAGCAGTTGATTGAGGTTTGTCTCGTAAGCGCTGTTGCTGGTGAAGTTACCAGTGCTGTTTATACAAAAATGGCGTAGAGGCTGTTCTTGAGCAACGGTAACAGTAACATGGAATGCTGTAActaaagaaaagaacaaaaactGCCATGAAAGATCCATTGCCATGTTTGCCTGCAGATATTCAAAGCTTTATGTATGATTTTCAGAGTAAATTAAAATGATCAACGGTTGCTTGCAAACTTCATGATTTAGGGTTGATATAGACTTAACTGATCATAAAATTTCTAAGAAAGTCACTACATGGCTGTGGTCCCGTGGATTTGGATTGATCTGGAATAAGCTAATCAAAGTCGATGGTGGCTTCAAAATTGTCATGCAGAGACATGTAGGAAATAGGAAGTTCCCTTAGGTTACCAGGCAAATAGTTCTGGTTCCGTGACCTTTGACCATACGCTCTAATATACTAATCATCTGCCATAAGAAGACAAAGCCAACTTGTTTGGTTTTGTCTTCTCTGCGTGCAAACTGTGGACTTAGTTGGAGAAGCTTTATCCATGGTTTTTGACGCTAAAGTTACAAGTAGATACCATGATTGGATAATAATTTCCTGCTTCAAATGTATACTGGTGCTGGGGTTATCATTCTGCATAAGCCCTCTCTGTTATTGCTAATTTTTTATCGATTTCAATGGCTAATTTTCTCATGTCATTTGATTCTTCTGTAAATGTTGTAGGAAAACATAAAACATTCTGTGCAACATTATTCGTATAATGTAGTTTTATGTGTATTTCTGaacttatatataaataattccaAGTACTcaaaaacattaaactaaaatataaaaatacaatttaataatcaTTGATAAAGTTAATTTCTTccattaagaaaataaaattccaaGTTCATCGTCAAGAACAGAAACCATAGCCTAAGTGGAACCATTGAGAATTTACGCCTTTCCCTTTTAGCCATTTACATAGATATAATAACGTAGTGCTAAAGAAGTTATGGGGAACCAAATGTGTTCTCTCCACTGTAAGTCATATACAGAAAGCCATCTTCATCCTTGTTTTCTTCATAAATTGCTGACATCAAAGCAGCTGCAACCAAATAAaagaaccaaattcaacctcaCTCTCAACAAAATTGTAATATGTTATGACACTTGAAAGTATATATTATCACTAACCAGTAGGAGGGAGAGTGTTCTTCACAAAAACAAATATAGCTTTCTCCGCACTAAGCTTAATCCTTTTGCGTACAACATAAACGAATTGCACCACAGTCAAATCAGATGGAACAAGATACCTGAATCCATAATCAAACAAGAATATGTATTAAGAAACCAGATACAGTCACCGGTAAACAAGTCGTATATCTTGTTCAGTTCTccaacccccccccccccaaaattaACTTGGGCAAATAAACGACATAAAACATCAATTCACTAGAAACCAAGTTTGGCAAATAACAGATTGAATAAGAATAGTTAAGCATTGCTGTACCGATGTTTCGTTAGAATCGATTTCCTTCCTGCACAACTTAGCAGGAGACTTTACAAGTAGTTAAAACTACTAGAAGGTCCTTGTACTATTATAGACAGGGTCTCTGCTATAAAGGTGACCGAATTAGTCTTTAGTCTTTGTACATTTAACTTTCAAGCAAAAAAGACAATTTCAAATGAGTTAAAAACTGCCAACTTGTGTTTTAAAGTAATgcgaaaagaaaaatcaaaattaaacatttttaaagCATGACAAACAGAATAAACTGCTCATTTTCTTTCACGTCACTTTAAATACAAGTTGGCATTTTTTAATGTTACTCTACCGGCATTTACGACCCATTTTCTTAAATGTACAAAGACTAGATTGCTCACTTCTATAGCATGACTAGTTTGCTCCTAAGCCTATAAGGACCCTCCATGTGGTTTAACCCTTTAGATGCATAGCAAAGATTAGATAACAGTCTCAGGaaaataaaaacaactaaaaagtgTGACAGcaaatgaaattttaaactttaatatGGTCAAACGTGACTAACTTCTTTTTATCAATGTCAGGAATGTCACTCCTTTCAGCCTTCTCCACGATAACCTGCATGGTTGCAAGTATAGAAGAATATTAAAAGAGTGATGCAGGACGAAAATTATTCAGCAGAAAGGGAAGATAGCAGCTTAAATATCCTTACAGGAACTCTGTCTGGATACTTCTCCCTGATGCGACCAGATTCAGCCTGCCTCCTTTCTGAGAATTGGaaacaagtaaaacaaaattttaattagcTTAATCAGATAGGAGAATAAGAGCAGCAAGACAAGCAAAGGAAATGAGGATGCTGCAACTATAGCATCCATTCCTATACAATATAACCCTAAAAAGCTAATATACTAAAAAAGACTTAAACTAGTACACTTGGTTCAAATAGGCTCTTATGTTTTTTTTGGTAACTAAATAACtcctaaacttttatttttattcatgtaAACCCTTAGTTTTAACTAAAAATACTTTCGGAGAAACTCAATACCAAGTTACAATCAATATTCTAGAGATATTAAGTTATCAATATTCGATTTTTGTTTTTTCTATTATAGAGCTAAAAGGCTAATGTACTAAAGAAGGCCTTAAACTAGTACACTTTGTTTAAATAAGCCCTTATGTTTTTGTATAACTAAATAAGTCCTATACTTTGATATTTATTCATGTAAGCCCTTACTAAAAGTAAAACTCTTTTTGGAGAAACCCAAATACCAAGTTACAACTACTGTTCATGAGATATTCAGCTGTCAATATTGAATcttggtatttttttttttaattttaataggtTAAACTAGTTTTAATCACATAGATAGATATTTAGATTGAATCTTCTATAATCAATAAAATTGTGAAGCCTCAAACTGAAACAAAAAGgaagcaattttttttttaatgattttgaccaaatcaacaaaattttattatttcattctgCCAGATTAGCAATTTAGCTTGaaattccttttttccttttttacttttagttaaattcaacactttcatgaataaaaaaaaaagtataggagcttatttagtttctttttttaaaaaaaaataaaaaacataagagCTTACATGAAAAAGTGTACTAGTTCAAGGGTTATTTTTAGTACATTAGCCTAAACAATGTATGTAATAAGTTGTTAGTCCCTGTGCTTTGACAAAATTTGAGATATAGTACttgtatttaaaaattaagggCTACTTCTTTTATTTAAAGATCCCAGTCCAGTCATTAAAATTGTAAgcattttttgtcaaaaattttcAAGGGAATTTTTATTAGGGTGTCCTCATATGAGGTGGCATATGATTGACagaaaataaacatgttaaattgacaaattttgacaGAAACTACCAATGACAATAATGGTGGGActagaatttttaaattgaaaaagtaggaggattgaatttttaacttttaaagtacagggattaaattcaaatttaacacaAGGGACTaacagcatattttaaccttaaaaaaatcCATTGCTAAGCAATGTTGAGAGAAATAAAGAATCAAATACCAATATTTCCAATCAAATTTCATTACCAGCAATGAAAGGAATAACCTAGAAAAGCAAACCAAAGAAGACTGCAGCAGAACATAGAATACAAGCAAACTTCTATTCATCATCATGTTTTGCTCATTTCAAAATTTGCAACAGCTTAATCAAGGTAATTTAGGACTATCAATATAATGATTCAACATCTCACACATTGGACAAAGAATGCCCAATTGCACCCGAGATTTAGCAGAATCTGACTAAGCCTCACTAATAAATCAAAACACAATgtatatttaaacaaaatttaaagaatgCCCAAATCAAAAATTAATTCAATGAAGCAAAATGTTCAACAAAAATTCATGAAAAAGAGAAGAGGATCAATGAAACTAACCCAAAGGATGTTCAAGCTTAAAGGAACTTTTCGCCATTGCTAAATTTGATCCTTGATTATCCACTGCGAATTTCAAAACATCGAAACATCAATGAAAAATTCAAcccttttt from the Gossypium hirsutum isolate 1008001.06 chromosome D09, Gossypium_hirsutum_v2.1, whole genome shotgun sequence genome contains:
- the LOC107891817 gene encoding putative receptor-like protein kinase At4g00960, which gives rise to MAMDLSWQFLFFSLVTAFHVTVTVAQEQPLRHFCINSTGNFTSNSAYETNLNQLLSSFSLNTPNDRGFYNFSSGQGSTIANAVAFCRGDLNSSDCFNCINDAYRELRNRCPYRIEAIIWYDYCTFRYTNRSIFGVRDVDPYFFMWNSNNVSNVDAFNQALGSLMDKLRDAVQVGTSLGKFATGSIQVTPFQTIYARVQCSNDLTQYGCRSCLSQAIVYIPRCCDSKQGGRVSLPSCNFRFEIVRFYNRTPADIDTNDTTTTGYKSNSSRTTIIISILAVAFAALLISNVICIILRFRKRKLKPQKHEATEEGDEIATADSLQYDFNTIRAATNRFSDADKLGQGGFGAVYKGILAGGKLIAVKRLSTDSGQGDLEFKNEVQLMANLQHRNLVRLQGFCLEGNERLLIYEFVHNGSLDKFLFDPAKRPYLNWEIRYKIIKGVARGLLYLHQDSQLRIIHRDLKASNILLDAEMTPKIADFGMARLCPVDQTQGATSRIVGTYGYMAPEYIMHGQFSVKSDVFSFGVLVLEILNGQRNNAFQNGSYMENLLSFAWRNWKAGTAMDLVDPSLRDGSTSEVMRCIHIGLLCVQENVAQRPNMGSVALMLTNYSTTLPLPSEPAFLMHSRTQSVMQQSEDLDSGATASSGSKNDIGVVSENELSISETYPR
- the LOC107891818 gene encoding autophagy-related protein 8C, which translates into the protein MAKSSFKLEHPLERRQAESGRIREKYPDRVPVIVEKAERSDIPDIDKKKYLVPSDLTVVQFVYVVRKRIKLSAEKAIFVFVKNTLPPTAALMSAIYEENKDEDGFLYMTYSGENTFGSP